The Mycolicibacterium aichiense region GACGACCATCAGCTCCAGAGGTGACCGGGTCGAAACCATGCGTTACAAATTCATGTCGCATTCTTTGAGTCGACAAAGAACATCGGGCCGACACTGCCGACGCCACGCTCGAAGCTGCGAAATGGCGCCAAAGAGGCAGTTTCCCAAGCAAATTCGGACTGCATTTGCCAGGCAACTCACGCTCTTCGCTCAGGTTATTGCCAGTACCACCGGACGTGGGGCCATCGCCGCTTGCGGGCGCAGGCCCAATTCTTCGAAGCTTCAAAAAACCTGCTGTGAGCATGCAGTCATGGACTCACCCGGTTCTGCGGTACCCGGTGCCGCGTCAGGGGCGGTGGCCGAGATGCCGGCTGCGCGCCCGGCTTGCCCGACCGCGGAAAGCCATTGGCAGCGTTGGACGATGGATATGCAGATCATCGTCACGGACCCCGACGCTCTTGCCGCTGCCCGGCGTGCGGTGGATGCCGAACTCGACGCCATCGACGCTGCGGCCTCACGATTCAACCCTGATTCGGAGATCAACGGCCTCACCCGCTCTGGCCGGCCCACCGAGGTCAGTGAGCTACTCGCCGAACTGCTCGGCGCCGCGTTGGCTGCGGCACAACAGACCGACGGTGACGTCGACCCGACGATCGGCGCCCGCCTGATCGATCTCGGCTACGATCGCGAGATCGCCGCCGTGAATTCGGCTGTGCCGCTGGCGGTGTCGGTCAGCCGGGCAGCCGACTGGTCGATGATCAGACTGGACGGGCGGACGGCCGCGGTGCCGCTCGGGGTGGTTGTCGACCTGGGGTCGACGGCCAAGGCGGTCGCTGCGGATCGCTGCGCGGCACGAGCGCACCGGATCACCGGCGCGGGCGTGCTGGTGAACCTCGGCGGCGACATCGCGACGGCCGGGGATGCTCCCGGCGAGGGCTGGCAGGTGCTGGTCTGCGACGGCGACGATGAACCGGCGACGACGGTCGCATTGTCGCCGGGCGTGGCCATGGCCACGTCGAGCACCTTGCGCCGCCGGTGGCGACGTGGCAGGCGGGCGCTGCACCACATCGTCGACCCGCGGTCGGGCTGGCCGGCGGAACCGGTGTGGCGCACCGTCAGCGTCGTCGCTGCCAGCTGTCTTAAAGCCAACACAGTCAGCACCGCGGCGGTGATCCGCGGCTGGCGCGCGCTCGACTGGATCCGGGCACAGGGCCTGCCCGCCCGGCTGGTGGACAGCGACGGGATCGTGCACACACTCGGCGGATGGCCGGCGGAACACTCAGGTGGGCGGAGATGACAAAGAGCGCGACGCAGCAGACAACGCTGCGGCTGCATATCGATTGGACGCGCTGCGACGGACGCGGGCTGTGCAGCGAGCTGCTGCCACAGCTGCTGGGTCGTGACGATTGGGGATATCCGCGCAGCCGGGACAACTCCCGGGAAGCGTCGGTGCCCACGCCTGTGGTGAAGTACGCGCGTCGCGCTGTTGCCCGATGTCCGCGGTTGGCGCTGACTCTGGTCGAGGACGCCTGAGGGCGCTCACTGCCCGGTTCCCATCCGGTAGCCCACGCCCCGCACGGTCAAGACGAACTTCGGTTCGGCGGGATTGTCGCCGAGTTTGCGCCGCAGGTGCCCCACGTGGACGTCGACAAGGTGGTCATTACCCACCCACGGTTCGCCCCAGACCTCGTCGATCAGGTTGCGACGGGTCCAGACCACACCGGGCCGGGAAGACAGCGCGGCCAATATGTCGAACTCGGTGCGGGTCAACGAGATCGGCTCTGTGCCGACGAAGACCTGACGACTGGCAACGTCGATGGAGAGCGGGCCGAACACCCTCGGCGGTGATTCGCTGTGCGGTGCGCCGGCGGGCGCGACAGGTGGGGCCACCGAGCGCGGCCTGCGTAGCATCGCCCGGATCCTGGCGACCAGCTCCCGGGGGCTGAACGGTTTGGTCACGTAGTCGTCGGCTCCGACCGACAGCCCGACGATGGTGTCGACTTCGCTGTCGCGGGCGGTCAGCATCACCACGTAGGCGTCGGAGAACGTCCGCAACTGCCGGCACACTTCGAGGCCGTCGATGCCCGGCAGGCCGAGGTCGAGCACCACCACGTCCGGGTCGACCTGCCGTGCCACGTCCAGCGCTTCGAGCCCGGACAGGCACACCGTCACCTCGAAATGCTCGCGTTCCAGATAGCTGGCGACGACCTCGGCCAGCGGCTTCTCGTCGTCCACCACCAGGGCGCGATAACCCAGGTCAGCGTCGTGCGGAGTTGCCTGTGATCCGGGATCCATGACCTTCATCGTGCCGTGCCACCGCGCCGGGTTGTGGTCTTGAGCCAATCTTTACCGAACCAACACCAAAAGCCGCATCGGTCCGGCGCAGCGTGGAATGAGTAACCGGAGGAGCCGCGACGAGAGGGTGGTGTCCGATGATGTTCTGGTTTGACCATGACATGAGCGGGTGGGGATACGCGGGCATGGCGGTCGGCATGGTGGTGTTCTGGGCGCTCGTCATCGCCGGAATCGTTGCGCTGGTGCGGTTCACCGCGGGGCCGTCTCAGGCGGGCCCAGGTCCGTCGTACCCGGCGTACACCGCATCGCCGGAACAGCTTCTGGCTGCGCGGTTCGCGCGCGGGGAGATCGACGATGCGGAGTACCGCCAGCGGCTGGCGGTCCTGCGTGGTGCGGAGCGGCGCTGAGGCCGGTGTCGGGGTGCCCTTGTCAGGCTGGCTGTCCGAGCCGTCCACCATGGCTGAATCGTGCTGCCCGGCGGCCGATTCGGTGTTCGCGGCCGCGGACACGAAGAGGCGGACCGGCTGGGCGGACCGGCTCGGCGTAGAACACCCGCTTGGTGATCTCCACGAGAACCAGGTAGGCGACGGTGAGTAGAGCCAGCGCACCGTAGAACTGCCACGGCAGCGGTGTGAAGCCGAGGGCGCGGGCCACCGGGGAGATGGTCAGCACGACACCGATGGTGATGGCGGTGAACGTCGCCGCGGCCAGCAGCCCGCCCGGCCGGCTGCGCAGGAACGGCACCCGCCGGGTGCGGATCGCGAAGATGATCAGTGTCTGGGTGGCCAGCGACTCCACGAACCATCCGGTCCGGAATTCGGTGGGACCCGCGTGCAGTACACCGAGCATGAGCCCGAACGTCATGAAATCGAACAGCGAACTGATGGGGCCGAATGTCAGCATGAATCGCCGAATGAACGCGATGTTCCAGTGCGACGGTGCGTGTAGCTGCTCTTCGTCGACCCGGTCGCTGGGGATGGCGAGTTGAGACGAGTCGTAGAGCAGGTTGTTCAGCAGGATCTGGCTGGGCAGCATGGGCAGGAACGTCAGAACGGCCGATGCCGCGGCCGCCGAGAACATGTTGCCGAAGTTGCTCGACGTCCCCATCAGGACGTACTTGATGGTGTTGGCGAAGATTCGGCGACCCTCGGCCACCCCGGTGGCCAGGACCCCCAGGTCCTTCTCCAGCAGTACGACGTCCGCCGCGTCCTTGGCGACGTCGGTGGCGGTGTCGACCGAGATCCCGACATCGGCGGAGTGCAGTGCCAACGCGTCATTGACGCCGTCACCGAGGAATCCCACCGAGCGGCCGGTTCGCCGGAGCACCGTGATGAGGCGGGCCTTCTGCTCGGGTGAGATTCGGGCGAACACGTTCGCGGTGCGGGCGGCAGCCTCGAACCCGGCGTCATCGAGGGCGGCCAACTCGGCACCCGACACTGTGCCCTTGGATGCCAAACCGAGCTCAGCACAGACCTTTTCGGCCACCGTCGCGTTGTCTCCGGTAGCCACCTTCACCTCGATGCCCAACTCGGCCAGCCGAGCCAGCGACTCGCGTGCCGCCGCCTTGGGTGGGTCGGCGAAGACGAGGAAGCCGTCCAGCGTCAGCCGGGTCTCGTCGGCGGGGGTGATCGTGGACAGTTCGGGAGCGGGCCTGCTGGCGACCGCGACGACGCGCCGCCCCTGGCGGAACAGCCGATCCAGCACCGGCTGCGCGGTGGCGGGCACCGCCGCGCAATGCGCGAGGACTTGTTCGGGGGCGCCCTTGACGATCAGCACCGGGGCGCCGGCGTCGTCGATGAGAGCCGAGGTGGCGCGGCGGGTGTGGTCGAACGGAAGTTCGGCGATCCGGTGCGCGCCCCTGGTGACCACCTGCCGTCCCGCCTCGCAGTCCCACAGGGCGGCATCCATTTCGTTGGCACTCGTCCCACCGCATTCGGGGTCGACGTCGGTGGCCAACAAGCCCTTGCGCAGCAGGACATCCGAGACCGCGCCAGTGGGGTCGACCGCTTCGACCAGGGTGATGCGTCCCTCGGTCAGTGTGCCGGTTTTGTCGGTGATGAGGATGTCGATGTCGCCGAGGTCCTCGATGCACACCAGCCGCTTGACCAGAACCTTGAGTTGGGCCAGCCGTCGAGACCCGGTGGCCAGACTGGTGCTGACGACGGCGGGCAGCAGCTGGGGAGTGATACCGACCGCGATCGCCAGGGCAAAGAGCACCGAGTCGATCAGCGGGCGGCGCAGGAGCAGGTTGATGGCGAGGATCATCACGGTCAGTGTGATCGCCACGTGCAGAAGCAGATACGAGAACCGGCGCAGGCCGGTCTGGAAGTCGGTTTCCGGCTGCCGTTCGCCCAGTCCTGCCGCGATCTTGCCGAATTGTGCATTCAGTCCGGTCGCGTAGACCACCGCGGTCGCGTCCCCGGCCGACACGACTGTGCCCATGAACGCCAGATCGGTGAAGTCCGCCATGGACGCGTCGCGCGGCGCCGGTGAGGTGGACTTCTCGGCGGCGGTGGATTCGCCGGTGAGGATGCTCTCGTTGCATTCGAGTCCGTTGACGGTGATCAGCCGCACGTCGGCGGGTACCAACTCGCCCAGAGTCAGCGCAATGACGTCCCCGGGTACCAGCTCGTTGACATCGCGCTTGACGTACTGGCCGTCGCGGCGGACCACGGCGTGATGCCGAACTCTGGAGTGCAGTGCGGCGGTGGCCCGTTCGGCGCGGTATTCGTTGAGGAAACCCAGCCCGATGCTGACGAACAGTATGACGCCGATGATCAGGGCCTGGGTGGAGTCACCGAGGAAGAACGACAGCACCGCGGTTGCCGCCAGAAGCGCCAGAACCGCATTGTTGAGCTGCCGCCGCAGTACCGCCCAGGCGCTGACCCGATGTGTCCGAAGCGAATTGGGGCCATATCGGCTCAGGCGGGCGGCAGCCTCGGAACTGGACAGACCCTGGGCCGAGGTGTCCAGGTCGTCGAGGACGGCAGCCAGTGGCGCCGCGGCGATCGCCGCGGCCGTCAGAGTCACGGCGCCACCGAGTTCATCGGGAACGGTTGCCGTCACCAGCTCGCGCCGATTCCAGGAGCAGCCGACGCTCGGCCGCGGCGATCGTGCGGCGGGCGTGCCCGAGCGCATCGGGATGGACCGAGATCGAGGTGATCCCCATGCGCACAGGATATTCGGCGAATGCCGGTGTGGTGGACGGTGCCTGACCGCACAGTGACGACGGCATTCTCGGCGTCGCTCATGCCGAGGTCACTGATGTCTTCGGCGTATGGTCCGGCATCGTGGAAACCCTCCAATTGTGCTGCCGGACTGGTCACACGGCCAGTACGCAGATCTCCTTGGCCCGGGCCACGGAGTGGGCCTGCGGACCGGTGGTGTCCACGCGATGTGCGTCGGTCCAGGCGCCGTCGCCGCGATCGGCGAGGGCGACGGCGATCTCGGGCGTCACCTGCGACGTGGTCTGGGTGCGCTCGCTGACTCGGGTGACCGTGGCGTCGAGCGGTGCGGTGCAGGCGAACTCGATCTCCACCGCGCCGCTGTCGGCGGCTATCTGCCGGGCCAGCTCGCGGTGGCGGTGGTCGAGCCAGGTGCCGTCGAGCACCACGCTGCGGCCCTCGCACAGCTTGAGGTGAGCCTGGCGGAGCACACTGTCGTAGACAGCGTCGACGTTCTCGCGGCTGTACAGCCCGTCGTCGAGTACCCCTGGTGCGCCGGTGATCTCGCCGCGCCGGACCATGTCGGCACGCACGTCGTCCGTCGAGATCACTTCAGCGCCGATCTCGTTCGCCAACGACCGGGACAAGGTGGTCTTGCCGGTGCCGGGGCCGCCGCCCACCAGGATCAGCCGGACCGCCGCGGCACGCAGGTGGTCCAGGGCGATCTCCAGATGGCGCCGCGCGTCGGCGGCGGCATTTCCGTCCTGCTGGGTGTGGCGAATGCAGTCGACCTTGGCCCGAACGACCGCCCGGTAGGCAATGTAGAAGTGGCACAGCGAATCCGGTGCATCGTCGCCGGACAGCTCCCGGTAGCGCCGGAGAAACAGAGTGGCCAGATCCACCCGGCCCAGGAATTCCAGATCCATCGCCAGGAACGCCGCGTCGTCGATGACATCGACGTAGCGCAGGTGGTCGTCGAACTCCAGGCAGTCCAGCAGTGCCGGACCGTCCGGCAAGCAGAAGATGTCGTCGGCGCGCAGATCGGCGTGACCGTCGACGATCTTGTGGTCGCTGAGACGGCGGGCGAACAGCACCGCCCGCCCGGCGATGAATTGATGTGACAGCCGTGCGATTTCGGCAACCACATCCGAGTCGATACCGACGTCACCGTTCTGGGCGTAGCGCTGCAGCTCGTCCACGTTTTCCTGCCATCGTGCGGCGATAGCATCGACCCGGCCCTGGGCGTCCACGTCCCGCCCGCGGGGAGCCGCGGCGTGGAATCGCGAGAGCACCAACGCGACCGCCGCGAGCTGATCCTCGACCGGCTCTCCGTGGCGCACCATGGTCGCCAGTCGCCGATCGTCGGGATGGCGGCGCATGACGATGACCGGTTCGGGGTCTCCGCCCGGTGCGGTGAAGTGCGCGACGCCGAGGTAGCTGTCGGGTGCCAGACGGCGGTTGAGCGCCACCTCGCTGGCGCAGGCGTGCTCACGCCGTTCGAGGGTGGAGAAGTCGAGGAAATCGTTGACGACCGGTTTCTTGATCTTGTAGGCCCGGTCGTCGATCAAGAACACCATTCCAGTGTGGGTTTCAGCGATCCGCGGGTGCCATCCCATACCGTCGATCCTCGCCTGCCGGCGCCGGCGATCACAGCGGTACTCAGGCCACTGCGGATGGGTGCAAGGTCCCTGCCCGCAGAGTACAAAGGCCTTCAAGGTAGGTCCCCACCGAGATGACTTCCGACCCCTGGCAGGCGCGCCGCACGGACATAGGGTTGGCGCAGACAGAGGGCGGTGGTTGCCGATGGTCATGTCGACGCTCGATCCCCAGGTGATCGCGAATGCGGTGGAATTGGCGTGCCGGGCGCCGTCGGTGCACAACAGCCAACCATGGCGGTGGGTCGCCGAAGGGCCTTCGCTGAAACTCTTTCTGGACGCCGGGCGGGTGCCTCACGCCACGGACCGGTCCGGCCGGGAAGCCGTGATCAGTTGTGGCGCCGTGCTCGACCATGTGCGGGTGGCCGTCGCCGCCGCCGGGTGGGAGGCGATCATCTCGCGGTTTCCCAATCCGAACGAACCCGAGCACCTGGCGACGATCGACTTCAGCGCGATGGAATTCGTCACCGATGCTGTGCGCAGCCGCGCGGACGCGATCCTGGTGCGCCGCACCGACCGGTTGCCGCTGGCGCCCCCACCGGACTGGACGTCGTTCGAGTCGGTGCTGCGAAGTACCGTCGACACCGACCGCGTGGCGATTCGGGTGCTGCCCGACTCGGTGCGCCCGCAGTTGGCCCAGGCCTCGCGGCTGACCGAGTCGCTGCGCCGCTACGACGCCTCCTATCACGCGGAATTGGCTTGGTGGACAGCGCCGTACGAAGTATCCGACGGTGTACCGCACAGCAGCCTGGTGTCGGTCGCCGAGCGTGACCGGGTCGATGTCGCCCGGGTGTTTCCGGGGACCGAGCACGCCGACCGGCGGCCGGAGGTCGACCAGGATCGGTCCACGATCGTGGTGCTCTCGACGTTCGGCGACTCGCGCCGCGATGCCCTGGAGTGCGGAGAAGTTCTCTCCGATGTGCTGCTGGAAGCCACCCTGGCCGGGTTGGCCACCTGCACGCTGACCCACATGACCGAGTTGGCGGCCAGCCGCGACGTGGTGCGGGCGCTGACCGGCAACCAGGACGACCCGCAATTGCTGATCCGCGTCGGCCTGGCGCCGGCGATCGGGCAGACACCCCCTGCTACGCCACGCCGGCCGCTGTCGGGCGTACTCGAATTTCGCGGATGAACCCTCGGCACCGGCCGCACGACGAACGGAGCACATCATGACCACCGCGCCTACGACACCGCCGCAGCATCCGCGACGTGTCTTCCGTGACCGGCGAGAAGCCGGCCGGGTTCTGGCCCACCTGTTGGACGGCTACCGCGGTCGCGGTGGTGTTGTGGTGCTGGGGTTGGCCCGTGGCGGCGTGCCGGTTGCCTGGGAAGTCGCGGCGGCACTCGGCGCTCCGCTGGATGCGTTCATCGTGCGCAAGCTCGGCGCACCGGGGCACGCCGAGTTCGCGATGGGTGCGCTGGCGTCGGGTGGGCGGGTGGTGGTCAACGATGACGTCATCCGCGCCCTGCGGGTGACACCGCAGGAGTTGCGCGACGCCACCGAGCGGGAAGCCCGGGAACTGGCTCGGCGGGAAAGCGCCTACCGTGGCGGACGTCCGCCGCTGGACGTGGCGGGTAAGACGGTGATCCTCGTCGACGACGGCCTGGCCACCGGGGCGAGCATGCTCGCCGCCGTGCAGGCTTTGCGCGAGATGGAGCCCGCCGAGATCGTGGTCGCCGTCCCCGCAGCGCCGCAGTCGACCTGCCGCGAATTCGCCTCTTTGGTGGACGATCTCGTGTGCGCGTCGATGCCCACCCCGTTCTTGGCGGTCGGAGAGTCGTTCTGGAACTTCGAGCAGGTCAGTGACACGGAGGTACGGAATCTGCTGGCCACCCCGACGACCGGCATCGGCACCGCGCGGCTGCGCATCGCGGAAACGCCCGCGGAAGTGATCGGCCGCTGCGCCGTCGATGCCCCCTCGGGGGTGCCGCCGCGGGAGGCGCTGGAGGAGTTGGTCGGTGATGCGCGGGTGGTGCTGATCGGGGAAAGCTCACACGGCACTCGCGAGTTCTACGAGGCGCGTGCGGAAATCACCAAATGGCTGATTCAGGAGAAGGGCTTCTGCGCGGTGGCAGCCGAAGCCGACTGGCCCGACGCCTACCGGGTCAACCGGTATGTCCGTGGCCGCAGTGACGACGACTCCGCCGACGGCGCGTTGAAGGGGTTCGAGCGATTCCCCGCGTGGATGTGGCGCAACACCACCGTCCGTGATTTCACCGCCTGGCTGCACGCCCACAACGCCGGGTGTCGTGCCGATGGACGACGTGAGGCCGGGTTCTACGGTCTGGATCTCTACAGCCTGCATCGCTCGATGCAGGAGGTGATCGACTACCTGGACAACGTCGACCCGGTCGCGGCGCAACGGGCGCGAGAGCGGTACGCCTGTTTTGATCACGCCGGCGGGGACGACGGTCAGGCGTACGGGTACGCCGCGGCCTTCGGCGCCGGGATGTCCTGCGAGGCAGAGGTTGTCGAGCAGTTGGTCGAACTGCAACGCGCAGGGCTGCAGTATGCGCGCCGGGACGGACTTCTCGCCGAAGACGAACTGTTCTATGCCCAACAGAATGCACAGACGGTCCGCAACGCGGAGGTCTACTACCGTTCGATGTTCGGCAGCCGGGTGTCGTCATGGAATCTGCGCGACCAGCACATGTTCCAGACGTTGAGAGCGTTGCGCGCGCATCTGCATCAACACAACGGTGAGCCTGCCCGAATCGTGGTGTGGGCCCACAACTCTCACGTCGGTGACGCGCGGGCAACGGAGGTGGGGGCCGACGGGCAGCTGACGTTGGGTCAGCTCGTTCGGGAGGGGTACGGCGAGCAGGCGTTGCTGATCGGATTCACCACCTACTCGGGGACCGTCACCGCCGCCAGTGAATGGGGCGCGGTGGCCGAGCGGAAGGTGGTTCGGCCTGCTCTCAACGGCAGTGTCGAGGAACTGCTGCACGAGGTCGACCGACCAGAATTTCTGGTCTCTGCGCTTCTCAGTCGGGAAGCTGCCGGCCCACTGGACACCGTGCGCCTCGGCCGGGCGATCGGGGTGATCTATCAACCCGCCACCGAACGGCAGAGTCACTACTACCACGTGCGGCCAGGCGAACAGTTCGACGCGATCATTCACATCGACCGCACGACAGCCCTGGAACCGCTTGAGCTCAACAGTGTCTGGGTCGCGGCGCAGACACCCGAGACCTACCCGACCGGCCTGTGAGCGCCCCCATGATCGTCACGGTGACGATGAATCCGGCCCTCGACATCACCGTGGACGCCGAACGCGTGGGACCAACCGACAAAGTCCGTTGTTGCGCAGATATTTACGATGCCGGCGGTGGCGGACTCAATGTCGCCCGGTTCGCGCGGGCGTTGGGCGCTCCCGTCTCCGCCGTGCTCACCGCCGGTGGTCCGATAGGAGCGCGCCTGGTGGAGCTCCTCGACGACGCCATCGTGCCCAACACGTTCGTCGCACTGCGCGGCGACACCCGGGAGAGCTTCACGGTCAACGAACGCTCGACCGGCAGGCAGTACCGGTTCGTGCTACCCGGACCCGTGCTGACCGCCGACGAGCAGCTGCGCTGTCTCGAGGTGATCGACGCCAGTGCAAACGGCGCCGCGTTCGTGGTCGCGAGCGGCAGCCTGCCGCCCGGCGTTCCCGCCGACTTCTATCAGCGGATCGCCGACATCTGCCGCAGGCGGCAGGTCCGGCTGGTCCTCGACACCTCGGGCGGCGGCCTCGAGCACATCACGTCGGGCGTGTTCCTGCTGAAACCCAGTGTGCGCGAACTACGGGAATGCGTCGGCAGGCCGCTTGTCACCGAGGGCGAGCAGATAGCCGCCGCCCGGGATCTGATCGATCGTGGCGTCGCCGAGGTGATCGTGGTCTCCCTGGGCGCCGACGGCGCCTTACTCGTCACGGGGAAGCGGTGCGGGCGTTTTGCCCCGGTCGCTGTTCCCACCGTCAGCGGTGTGGGCGCCGGGGACGCGATGGTCGCAGGCATCGTGGTCGGGCTGTCTCGCGAATGGGGGATGGAGAGCGCGGTTCGCTACGGTATCGCCGCTGCGACGGCGAAGCTTGAGACACCCGGCACCTCGACATTCGACAGAGCCGACGTCGACCGCTATCTCGAGCAGGTTCCGGCTCCGGAGACCGTGATCGCTGGAGCGCAGTGACCTCGGGCTCTGACGACACCACCCGGCGCACAGCGCAGAGCAAGGAGGTCACCATGATCGAGACCGCGCAGGACACGACACCGGCTGCCCGCCAGGGTATCCCGGCGTGGCTCAACTGGTTCCTGGCATTGCTCACCATCCCGGTCGCGGCCGCGGTGATGTTCGTCGCTTTCGGAGCTGTGCTGGGCATCGCCCGGTGTACCGATACGACGGCCTGCCCGCACATGGGGCCAGGCGAATTCTGGTTCGGGATCCTGGCCTACGGGCCACCGGTGGTGGCGCTGCTGACGATCGCCGTGTCGGTCGTCACCGCCAGCCGCAGGCACGGCATCGTGGTCCCGCTCGTGGGGCTGGGGCTGTTGGTCGCCGACGCCGCGGTCCTGGTGATCACGTTCCGGCCGTAGGGGTGATTAGAGGCCAAAGTCCTGCGCCGGTGCCGCAGATGGGCCGATGAGCCTGCTCTTCGACCGACCAAAGGCCCTCGTGGCGGCAGTGGACGATCGGTAGCGTCGGATGCCATGGGCGTTCACGCCGCTGAACTGCCAGGTGCCGTCGTCGTCGGGGTCGATGGCACCCCATGGTCGTTGAGCGCGCTCACCTGGGCGGTGCCCGAGGCTGTCAGCCGCGACGTGCCGTTGCGGCTGGTTCACGCGGTGCCGCCCGCACTTTCGACGCCCTCCGGTGGTGATTGTGATTGGGACGCAGTGCTTGTCGAAGCCCAGGATGTGGCGACCCAAACGCGCCGTGGCGTATGTGTGGAGACTGCATCGGTGGTCGGATCACCCGGCGACGTGCTGGAGCGGGAGTCTGCCGACGCCGCCATGGTGTGCATCGGTGCCCGCCCACCGCATGCGGCAGGCGGACGCCTTTTCGGCGGAACGGCAAGTCATCTCGCTGACCACGCTCGATGCCCGGTTGCGATCATCCGCACCGGCGACGATGGCAGGGCCCGCGTCGGGGGCGTGGTGTCGGTGGTGCTCTCCGATGATCCTGACAACGACGATGTCGTACACCTGGCCATGCAGGAAGGACGGTTGCGCGACGCGACCGTCCGGCAGATCGATCGGCGCGTGGACAGCTGGATTCGGCGGTATCCCGATGTCCACGTCGAGGTCGTTTCGGCAGGCACCGGGTGGGTGGGCCACCACGATGAGGACCCGCACGAGCGGCAGGTCGGTCTCGCGGTGGTCGGCACGTCGGATGCCGGCACCCTCACCTCGCTCGCTGTGCCCAATTGCCATCCGATCCTGGGCTATCCGGATTGCTCGGTGCTCCTGGTGAGGCAGGCGACCGACGAGCCGGCGGCCCGGCCCGGCTGACGTGCCGGTCGGCTAGTAGCCGCCGTGCTCGTGGTGATCCAGCTTGGCGACGAACACCGCCGCCTGCGTGCGCCGCTCCATGCCCAGTTTGGCCAGGAGCCGGGAGACATAGTTCTTGATCGTCTTCTCGGTGAGAAACATCCGGTCGGCGATCTGTTTGTTGGTGAGGCCCTCGCCCAGCAGAGTCAGCAGCGACCGTTCCTGTTCGGTCAGGCCGGAGAGCGGATCGGATCGCTGTGTCGCACCGCGCAACTTGGCCATCAACGCCGCGGCGGCCCGGTTATCCAGTAGCGAGCGGCCCGCGCCGACGTCCTTGACGGCCTGGGCCAGCTGCATGCCCTTGATGTCTTTGACGACGTATCCGCTGGCGCCGGCCAGGACCGCGTCCAGCATGGCCTCGTCGGAGGTGAACGAGGTCAGCATCAGACACCGAAGGTCGGAGAGTACGGACAACAGGTCACGGCACAGCTCGATACCGTTGCCGTCGGGCAGCTGCACATCGAGCACCGCGACGTCGGGCTTCGCCGCGGGAATCCGGGCCATCGCCTGGGCGACGGAGCCGGCCTCACCGACGATTTCCAGATCCGGATCTGCGCTGAGCAGGTCGATGAGACCGCGGCGGACCACCTCATGGTCATCTACCAGAAAGACTTTCACCATGGGGGCCTCCAGGAGTTGGGGATCAAAGGTTTCGCGGCCTACAACAGGTTTTGCGGCTCACAGACCAATACCGAGCAATCGGCTTGCGCCAGTACCGCATTTCCGGCTGCGCCGAGCAGTTCCGCGACGCCCTGGCCGCGTTCGTGGGCTACGACCAACAGCTGGATCGAATCCCCATGCGTCATAAGGTAACTCAACGAGTTACCGTGCAGAGCCACCGTGGTGACGGCCACGTCGGGATAGCGTGCGCGCCAGCATTTCAGGCGGCGTTCCAGGGCCGCCTTGGCGTCACGGTTTCCGGCGGCGACCGCATGGCCGTCGTGGATGTCGGGGTAGCGCGACCGCCAGGTCGTGAGGACCCGCAACGGTGCACCGCGCGAACGAGCCTCCTCGAAGCCGTGGCGCAAGGCGGTGTCTCCGGTCGATCCGTCGAGTTCGACGGCCACACATCGCTGCGCTGATGCCACCGGGTCGTGCCCTCTGACCACGGCTACCGGGCAGTGCGCTGCCGTGGCCAGTGCGGTGGCGGTGGATCCGATGTGCCGGTCGCGGAAGTGGTTCAACCCGATGGCGCCGACGCACAGCATGGCGGCGCCTGTGGACGCATCGAGCAACGCTGCCACGGGCTGCTGCTGCAC contains the following coding sequences:
- a CDS encoding FAD:protein FMN transferase yields the protein MDSPGSAVPGAASGAVAEMPAARPACPTAESHWQRWTMDMQIIVTDPDALAAARRAVDAELDAIDAAASRFNPDSEINGLTRSGRPTEVSELLAELLGAALAAAQQTDGDVDPTIGARLIDLGYDREIAAVNSAVPLAVSVSRAADWSMIRLDGRTAAVPLGVVVDLGSTAKAVAADRCAARAHRITGAGVLVNLGGDIATAGDAPGEGWQVLVCDGDDEPATTVALSPGVAMATSSTLRRRWRRGRRALHHIVDPRSGWPAEPVWRTVSVVAASCLKANTVSTAAVIRGWRALDWIRAQGLPARLVDSDGIVHTLGGWPAEHSGGRR
- a CDS encoding response regulator transcription factor encodes the protein MDPGSQATPHDADLGYRALVVDDEKPLAEVVASYLEREHFEVTVCLSGLEALDVARQVDPDVVVLDLGLPGIDGLEVCRQLRTFSDAYVVMLTARDSEVDTIVGLSVGADDYVTKPFSPRELVARIRAMLRRPRSVAPPVAPAGAPHSESPPRVFGPLSIDVASRQVFVGTEPISLTRTEFDILAALSSRPGVVWTRRNLIDEVWGEPWVGNDHLVDVHVGHLRRKLGDNPAEPKFVLTVRGVGYRMGTGQ
- a CDS encoding ferredoxin gives rise to the protein MTKSATQQTTLRLHIDWTRCDGRGLCSELLPQLLGRDDWGYPRSRDNSREASVPTPVVKYARRAVARCPRLALTLVEDA
- a CDS encoding SHOCT domain-containing protein, producing the protein MMFWFDHDMSGWGYAGMAVGMVVFWALVIAGIVALVRFTAGPSQAGPGPSYPAYTASPEQLLAARFARGEIDDAEYRQRLAVLRGAERR
- the mgtA gene encoding magnesium-translocating P-type ATPase, whose translation is MTLTAAAIAAAPLAAVLDDLDTSAQGLSSSEAAARLSRYGPNSLRTHRVSAWAVLRRQLNNAVLALLAATAVLSFFLGDSTQALIIGVILFVSIGLGFLNEYRAERATAALHSRVRHHAVVRRDGQYVKRDVNELVPGDVIALTLGELVPADVRLITVNGLECNESILTGESTAAEKSTSPAPRDASMADFTDLAFMGTVVSAGDATAVVYATGLNAQFGKIAAGLGERQPETDFQTGLRRFSYLLLHVAITLTVMILAINLLLRRPLIDSVLFALAIAVGITPQLLPAVVSTSLATGSRRLAQLKVLVKRLVCIEDLGDIDILITDKTGTLTEGRITLVEAVDPTGAVSDVLLRKGLLATDVDPECGGTSANEMDAALWDCEAGRQVVTRGAHRIAELPFDHTRRATSALIDDAGAPVLIVKGAPEQVLAHCAAVPATAQPVLDRLFRQGRRVVAVASRPAPELSTITPADETRLTLDGFLVFADPPKAAARESLARLAELGIEVKVATGDNATVAEKVCAELGLASKGTVSGAELAALDDAGFEAAARTANVFARISPEQKARLITVLRRTGRSVGFLGDGVNDALALHSADVGISVDTATDVAKDAADVVLLEKDLGVLATGVAEGRRIFANTIKYVLMGTSSNFGNMFSAAAASAVLTFLPMLPSQILLNNLLYDSSQLAIPSDRVDEEQLHAPSHWNIAFIRRFMLTFGPISSLFDFMTFGLMLGVLHAGPTEFRTGWFVESLATQTLIIFAIRTRRVPFLRSRPGGLLAAATFTAITIGVVLTISPVARALGFTPLPWQFYGALALLTVAYLVLVEITKRVFYAEPVRPAGPPLRVRGREHRIGRRAARFSHGGRLGQPA